Genomic window (Candidatus Atribacteria bacterium ADurb.Bin276):
AACATGATTATTCTGCCTTCTTCTTATCTAATATTGGTTCTTACAACCAATTGGTTAAATTTATTTATATAAAAACTCAATAGTTAATATTAATCATGAAAAATTAAAAGGCAGAAAGATAACGCTCTTGAATCTCCAAATAATGATGATATTAGTTTAAATTTTGCTCTTTGGTTTAGTAATACTCGTTGACAGGAAGATAACAAAGGAAATGATAAAGGCAAGAGTCCGCCTATTTTCATCCACAAATTGTGTTATAAAAAGAATTGCCTTCTATTCAGGCAAATTATTTATCATTTCAATAAATAAGTTGACTAATTCGGGATCAAATTGTTTTCCAGCACATCTTTTAAGCTCTTTTAGTGCTCTCACCTTGGGACAAACCCCTCCTCTTTGGTTAAATTTATTTTTTCTGGTCATTGTATCATAGGCAGTAATAATAGCATTCAATCGAGAAAGTAAGGGGATTTCTTCTCCTTTTAAACCTTGAGGGTATCCGCTTCCATCCCAGTTTTCATGTTGAGATAATATAGCATAGGCTATTCCTGACAACTCATCAATGTTTCGGGCAATTCGATAACCAATTTCTGAATGTCTTTGAATGATTGACTGTTCTTCTTTAGTGAGAGGACTGGTTTTATTGAGTAATTCATCGGGTGATGCAATATTCCCAATATCATGAAAGGTAACTAAAAGGACAAAACAGTCCAGGTCTGTTCCGGTGAGATTGACAGTCTCACCAAAGATTTGAGCTAAATTCTGAAGATAAGCTATATGTTCGTCAGATATATCGTTTTTCTTTTGTAAAGCTGATTTTAAAGTTAATAAAAATGTATTTCTCGAGCTCCGACTCTCTATAAGTTTATTTTGATACATATTATCTTCTGCTTCCTTGAATATTTTCATAATGTCTTGGTCAGCTCGGGTTTTTACTGAAAAACCAATCGCCATTGATAAAGGTATCGAACATACCTGAGTCCTTTTACATTGTTCTATAATCCTTTTTTTAATAGCTTCAATTTCTTTCACTGAAGTTTTTGGAAGAAAAATAACAAACTCGTCTCCGCCCCAACGGGCGATTATATCTTCTTTCCGACATACGTCCTTCAAAACACTCGATGACGTTTTCAGTAACTGATCTCCCATGGGATGGCCGTATGCATCGTTAATCAATTTTAGACGATTGATATCAACCATAATAATACCGATTGGAAGCTGCCGGTCGGTGTCAAGTCGTTTTATTTCTTCTTCCAGATAAACTCGGTTATAAAGACCAGTAAGGGAATCATGAAAAGACAGGTAGTTAACTCGCTCATTGGCTTTTCTCTGCTCGGTTATATCATGACCAATGCCTATCAATCCAATTGCTTCTCCTTTTTCGTCAAATAAGGGAATCTTTGAAGAAAGAAGAAAGCGCTCTTCACCGCTTGGCCGGACCAAGCGTTCCTCTCTATTGATTATGGACTTCCTATTATTGAGAACAAACATATCATCTTTGTAAAACTGTTTTGCAACTTCTTGAGGAAATACCTCAAAATCAGTTTTTCCTAAAACCTCTTCTTCTCTTTTTAACCCCATATTTTCTAAATCAGCCGGATTAGCAAGCAGCTTTCTGGTTTCCCGGTCTTTTACATAAACAGCATCGGGTAAATTATCAATTAACGTTCGAAGAAGAGTCCTTTCACGGCGCAATTCTTCTTCCATCTTTTTTCTATGGGTAATATCGTGACAAACGCAAAATATCAGCTTTTTCCCGTCAAATACGGCAGCATTACTGCTAATCTCGACATTGATAATTGATCCATCTTTGCGTCGATGTTTGGTTTCAAAGTGATCTCCGGCTTCACTAACCAATTGAGTCTGACTGAGCAACTGTTCACGAGTAAATAGGGCATCCCATTCCCATACATGAAGGCGGTAAATTTCATCCATAGTATATCCCAACATGTCGGCAAACCTTTGATTGGCTTCAAATACACCACCTTCTTGATCCATTACCACAATACCGTCTC
Coding sequences:
- the yegE gene encoding putative diguanylate cyclase YegE, which gives rise to MRESRERLTATLHSIGDGVISTDKNGFITNLNPMAEKITGWKASEVKGKMINEVFSLRDEKSNISFNYQITGVLNGKGIHNFASSILLVDRNDIAKPIDGSIAPIQDQYGKRIGAVIVFRDQSMNRAITRDLRIMKSSIESSINAIAMIDLNGMITFFNTAALRLWGYEKKEEVLRRPIRYFWGKDFEKFQVLNKLRENGAYFGELAGRKKDGSFFDVQVSATLVTNEDDQPVCIMGSFVDITEQKQAEKTLAEEAIRRRILIEQSRDGIVVMDQEGGVFEANQRFADMLGYTMDEIYRLHVWEWDALFTREQLLSQTQLVSEAGDHFETKHRRKDGSIINVEISSNAAVFDGKKLIFCVCHDITHRKKMEEELRRERTLLRTLIDNLPDAVYVKDRETRKLLANPADLENMGLKREEEVLGKTDFEVFPQEVAKQFYKDDMFVLNNRKSIINREERLVRPSGEERFLLSSKIPLFDEKGEAIGLIGIGHDITEQRKANERVNYLSFHDSLTGLYNRVYLEEEIKRLDTDRQLPIGIIMVDINRLKLINDAYGHPMGDQLLKTSSSVLKDVCRKEDIIARWGGDEFVIFLPKTSVKEIEAIKKRIIEQCKRTQVCSIPLSMAIGFSVKTRADQDIMKIFKEAEDNMYQNKLIESRSSRNTFLLTLKSALQKKNDISDEHIAYLQNLAQIFGETVNLTGTDLDCFVLLVTFHDIGNIASPDELLNKTSPLTKEEQSIIQRHSEIGYRIARNIDELSGIAYAILSQHENWDGSGYPQGLKGEEIPLLSRLNAIITAYDTMTRKNKFNQRGGVCPKVRALKELKRCAGKQFDPELVNLFIEMINNLPE